The window AGTTTTGAGCAATTCCTTAACTCATTAATTAAACCAGCTTTTTATTAATCCTGTTATGGCTATACAGCTAAAGTGTTTTCGTTTGTACGTCATTGACGTACAATGTGCCAAAACTCAGTTTAATCTGCTGGAGAGGCAAATGATGAATAGTGAAATTAGCGGAGCGAGGCTAAAAGCCGGTCTATCTCAAAGAGACTTTGCTAAGGCGTTGCAAATTTCTGTTAGGACATTGCAGGAGTGGGAGCAAAATCGGAGGTCACCTTCCGGCTCTGCAAAAGCTTTAGTCAAAATCGCTATCAAACATCCTGAAATTATTCGGGAAAGCTTCGAAGCTCAGAATGCATCCCAAAAAAGAGCCACTCAAGTGCTTGATAAGATGAAGGATTATCTACTGTCTGGTGATGAAATTTCTTTCTCTGATTTAGTTCTCGATTGGTATAGGGAAGGACTGGAATGTGATGTCGTCCCAAAACCGGTAGAGTCGGACAAATTAAGCCTAGCTATCAAAGCAAGTATATTGGAGCGGCTTGTAGAGGTACTAAACGCCCCACCTCATAACAGCTCTCAAAAAATACCCTCATGGTGTAAAGAAATTGGTGCAGTAGAAAGTATTGTGAAGCTTCAAAGCGATAGGCTTTTAGAGGATGAGCAATTTTGTCCGCCATT is drawn from Hahella sp. KA22 and contains these coding sequences:
- a CDS encoding DNA-binding transcriptional regulator, with product MMNSEISGARLKAGLSQRDFAKALQISVRTLQEWEQNRRSPSGSAKALVKIAIKHPEIIRESFEAQNASQKRATQVLDKMKDYLLSGDEISFSDLVLDWYREGLECDVVPKPVESDKLSLAIKASILERLVEVLNAPPHNSSQKIPSWCKEIGAVESIVKLQSDRLLEDEQFCPPFEKRNLLVAKNFMFFI